A genome region from Pseudomonas sp. N3-W includes the following:
- a CDS encoding PEP-utilizing enzyme: MQSMTLASPFEFSGKAGTLESLAPFLKTGRVLPLHRFTVRNWRSKPQAILDYCVKRFGDHSLIVRSSSLSEDQDGTSGAGMYDSVGNVRGAVALKQAIEQVIGSYGQASDFDEVLIQSMATGVLASGVAMTRDPETGLPYYVVDYVPGHGTDGVTAGTGTVHSFVALKSQCSSEPLALKGLFALLAEVEQLTERDALDIEFAITADGPLLFQVRPMTGQGVENIDPHSDLALRSVLDCEVVLLEGLARKTRQPEHSFNAFLGLMPDWNPAEMIGVKPRPLAYSLYKELITDVNWASARFRYGYRDMRNKPLMYQFSGSPYICIPYSVESFIPAALPLSIVNSVVTECCEHLAAHQSLHDKIEFSIIPTCFTPQLAAMPATSIPAFNGLNAAQHALYLAELKSVTEHIISADGPFFSDLTRLPRIEQKVERLGSHQQSEDPLQRLRHALADAKVVGEVFSGVARAAFVATAVIKSLETMQRIPAGFTDSLIGGVCTVGRKMADDFRILHKEAFLRLHGHVRPGTYDLRVARYDETPDAYFDWNTPLQRAHRDEGPRVISREIRNAVQQAFDECRLRVSADHFFKFLDAAVSAREKVKYLYGAFVSQALMALASWGENHHLSREALSFAKLGDFVGNLEEVRLETIRDKIASNRTRWQSTQGIRTPVIVCKPQDLQSHAIETCNPNFITRSATEAPVAVLRAEETSKRDIEGCIVLIENADPGFDWIFTHRIAGFITAYGGENSHMSIRAREFAIPAAIGVGEAKFRSLLSSTRLILDCAERRIQVLS; encoded by the coding sequence ATGCAGTCGATGACTTTAGCCAGTCCTTTCGAGTTTTCCGGTAAAGCCGGGACCCTGGAAAGCCTTGCCCCGTTTCTGAAAACCGGCCGCGTGCTGCCATTACACCGGTTCACGGTCAGGAACTGGCGCAGTAAGCCACAGGCCATTCTGGATTATTGTGTAAAGCGTTTCGGCGATCATTCCTTGATCGTGCGCTCCAGCAGTCTGTCCGAGGATCAGGATGGCACCTCGGGAGCCGGCATGTACGATTCGGTCGGTAATGTGCGCGGGGCAGTGGCATTGAAACAGGCCATTGAACAGGTGATCGGCTCCTACGGGCAGGCCAGCGATTTTGATGAAGTGCTGATCCAGAGCATGGCAACCGGGGTGCTGGCGTCGGGTGTAGCGATGACCCGTGATCCGGAAACCGGCCTGCCTTACTACGTGGTCGATTATGTGCCAGGGCACGGAACGGATGGTGTCACCGCCGGCACCGGTACTGTTCATTCCTTCGTGGCGCTCAAATCCCAGTGCAGTTCAGAACCGCTGGCGCTCAAGGGGTTGTTTGCCCTGCTGGCCGAAGTCGAGCAACTGACAGAGCGCGACGCGCTGGATATCGAGTTCGCCATCACCGCAGACGGGCCGCTGCTGTTTCAGGTTCGCCCCATGACGGGACAAGGCGTGGAGAACATCGACCCGCATTCGGACCTGGCCTTGCGTTCGGTCCTGGATTGCGAGGTGGTGCTGCTTGAAGGGTTGGCCAGAAAGACGCGACAGCCCGAGCACAGCTTCAATGCCTTTTTGGGACTGATGCCGGACTGGAATCCTGCCGAGATGATTGGCGTCAAGCCGCGACCGCTGGCGTACTCGCTCTACAAAGAGCTGATTACCGATGTGAATTGGGCGTCGGCGCGGTTCCGCTACGGCTACCGCGATATGCGCAACAAACCATTGATGTATCAGTTCAGTGGTTCACCGTACATTTGCATTCCCTACAGCGTGGAGTCGTTCATCCCGGCGGCGCTACCGCTGTCGATCGTCAACTCGGTGGTCACCGAGTGTTGTGAACACCTGGCGGCGCATCAGTCGCTGCACGACAAGATTGAGTTTTCGATTATTCCCACCTGCTTTACGCCACAGCTGGCGGCCATGCCCGCGACGTCAATCCCGGCGTTCAACGGATTGAATGCAGCTCAGCATGCGCTTTATCTGGCAGAACTGAAGAGCGTTACCGAACACATCATCAGCGCCGATGGGCCGTTTTTCTCGGACCTGACGCGACTCCCCCGAATTGAACAAAAAGTCGAGCGACTGGGTAGCCATCAGCAGAGCGAGGATCCGCTTCAGCGATTGCGTCACGCCCTGGCCGATGCAAAGGTCGTAGGGGAGGTTTTTTCCGGCGTAGCGCGGGCGGCATTTGTTGCTACTGCAGTCATCAAGTCCCTGGAAACCATGCAGCGAATTCCAGCCGGTTTCACGGACTCGCTGATCGGCGGCGTGTGCACTGTCGGCCGCAAGATGGCCGACGATTTCCGGATACTGCACAAAGAAGCGTTCTTGCGTCTGCATGGCCATGTGCGTCCCGGCACCTACGATTTGCGCGTGGCCCGATACGATGAAACCCCCGATGCCTATTTCGACTGGAATACGCCACTGCAACGGGCCCATCGCGATGAGGGGCCGAGGGTCATCAGTCGTGAAATCCGCAATGCCGTGCAACAAGCCTTCGACGAATGCAGGCTGCGTGTATCGGCCGACCACTTTTTCAAGTTTCTCGATGCAGCAGTGTCCGCCCGGGAGAAGGTCAAATACCTGTACGGTGCTTTTGTCTCGCAGGCCCTCATGGCGCTCGCCAGTTGGGGGGAGAACCATCACCTGAGTCGCGAAGCGTTGAGTTTCGCAAAGCTTGGCGATTTTGTCGGCAACCTTGAAGAGGTTCGACTGGAGACGATTCGCGACAAGATCGCCAGCAACCGCACGCGGTGGCAGTCGACGCAGGGTATCCGTACCCCGGTCATTGTCTGCAAGCCTCAGGATTTGCAGTCCCACGCCATCGAGACGTGCAATCCGAACTTCATCACCCGCAGTGCGACTGAAGCGCCAGTGGCGGTACTGCGGGCAGAGGAAACCAGCAAGCGCGACATCGAAGGCTGCATTGTGCTGATCGAGAATGCCGACCCTGGTTTCGACTGGATTTTCACCCACCGTATTGCCGGGTTCATCACCGCTTACGGCGGCGAAAACTCTCACATGTCGATCCGTGCCCGGGAATTTGCCATCCCTGCTGCAATCGGTGTCGGGGAAGCGAAGTTTCGTAGTTTGCTGTCGAGCACACGGCTAATCCTCGATTGTGCCGAACGGCGCATCCAGGTGCTGTCGTGA
- a CDS encoding ATP-grasp domain-containing protein, whose protein sequence is MKHVVLVDSTVSGLLAFEAAKRLGCHVTFIHQRDTSFLTISVKGDHSKIEPYLKHVDEYIRVDSLEGDEFHNLLVKLNDTRKIDALISTSEAAIVAVAREAELLGTRYPSHENLCGAVYKSRLRETLRANNVRSPDFQVLTESQLAEGIAPRLALPFVVKPTRGFSKQFSAICFTQQDFDAFVENIRQARTDSDPMIDALVSREYLVEQYVDGTLHSAEVIVQDGVVSCYATTIRFRADYNEILEMTATMPSGLDAAARDEIKAYVQQVFTALKLDIGLYHVELLRDENGPCLVEINARMMGSVAPQMYRMLTGIDPFEMLIRLHLGETIKIDDSLIETAGTVVTIASRHGGRIADSYDPRTLQPLLDKYEIEFCTAHVVPGQQVSVYTGNIGTIGHVIVLDSCPYAAAKKGNSFLAELSLLYGNELAKYTGPELA, encoded by the coding sequence ATGAAACACGTCGTTTTGGTCGACAGCACGGTCAGTGGCCTGCTCGCCTTTGAAGCTGCCAAGCGCCTGGGTTGTCATGTGACATTCATTCACCAGCGTGATACGTCGTTTCTGACAATATCGGTCAAGGGTGATCACTCGAAAATCGAGCCGTACCTTAAACACGTTGACGAATATATTCGCGTCGATTCGCTTGAGGGGGACGAGTTTCACAATCTGCTGGTAAAGCTCAATGACACTCGAAAAATCGATGCGCTGATCTCCACGTCCGAGGCGGCGATTGTTGCCGTGGCCCGGGAAGCCGAGTTACTCGGTACGCGTTACCCAAGCCATGAGAACCTTTGCGGCGCCGTTTACAAGAGTCGTCTGCGTGAAACCTTGCGCGCCAACAACGTACGTTCTCCCGACTTCCAGGTCTTGACCGAAAGCCAGTTGGCCGAAGGCATCGCGCCTCGGTTGGCGTTACCGTTCGTGGTCAAACCCACCCGTGGTTTTTCCAAACAGTTTTCGGCGATCTGTTTTACCCAGCAGGACTTCGATGCATTCGTCGAAAATATCCGTCAGGCCCGTACCGACTCCGATCCGATGATCGATGCCCTTGTCAGCCGCGAATACCTGGTCGAGCAATATGTGGACGGCACGCTGCACTCTGCCGAAGTCATTGTTCAGGACGGGGTCGTGTCGTGCTACGCCACGACCATTCGTTTCCGCGCCGACTACAACGAAATTCTGGAAATGACGGCAACCATGCCATCGGGTCTGGACGCGGCGGCGCGCGATGAAATCAAGGCCTACGTCCAGCAAGTGTTCACTGCCTTGAAACTGGACATCGGCCTGTATCACGTCGAGTTGCTGCGTGACGAAAACGGCCCGTGCCTGGTGGAGATCAATGCCCGCATGATGGGCAGTGTCGCGCCGCAGATGTATCGGATGCTGACCGGTATTGATCCATTCGAAATGCTGATCCGCCTGCACTTGGGCGAGACGATCAAGATTGACGATTCGCTGATTGAAACCGCGGGCACCGTGGTCACGATCGCCTCGCGCCATGGCGGACGGATTGCCGATAGCTACGACCCTCGTACGCTGCAACCGCTGCTGGACAAGTACGAGATCGAATTCTGTACCGCCCATGTCGTCCCCGGTCAGCAGGTGAGCGTCTACACCGGCAATATCGGGACCATCGGCCATGTCATCGTGCTGGACAGCTGTCCTTACGCTGCCGCGAAAAAGGGCAACAGTTTCCTGGCTGAACTGTCCTTGCTGTATGGCAACGAACTGGCGAAATACACCGGTCCTGAACTGGCGTAA
- a CDS encoding phosphatidylcholine/phosphatidylserine synthase produces the protein MRQLAPMFPFVRFFDLANGVTALNILLSFAAVVAAQQGRLSWAASIICLAAILDFVDGHIARTWLAGDAPRRAFGKHLDSFADLLNFSVAPALVLILLLPSSLAVLAGSALVLSGVLRLAVFAINDPDAPVGYRGLPTTYSGLLFALAFQAVAAGRVEAHDVLLLMFLIAVLQVTNLKLPKFKAVPTVAFIAIVFSLSSFLLYHT, from the coding sequence ATGCGCCAGTTAGCGCCGATGTTTCCGTTCGTTCGTTTTTTTGATCTGGCTAATGGGGTAACAGCATTAAATATACTGTTGTCCTTTGCGGCGGTGGTCGCGGCCCAACAGGGACGCTTGTCCTGGGCAGCCAGCATTATTTGTCTGGCGGCGATTCTTGATTTTGTCGATGGGCACATTGCACGAACCTGGTTGGCCGGCGACGCGCCGCGGCGTGCGTTTGGCAAGCACCTGGACAGTTTTGCCGACCTGCTGAATTTCAGTGTCGCGCCAGCACTTGTCCTGATCCTGCTGCTTCCTTCGTCTCTGGCTGTCCTGGCGGGTTCTGCGCTGGTGCTGTCCGGTGTATTGCGCCTGGCTGTTTTCGCCATCAATGACCCTGACGCGCCGGTGGGTTATCGCGGTTTGCCGACGACCTATTCCGGCTTGCTGTTCGCCCTCGCTTTCCAGGCCGTGGCGGCGGGCAGGGTCGAGGCTCATGACGTGCTGTTGCTGATGTTCCTCATTGCCGTGCTTCAGGTCACGAACCTGAAATTGCCGAAGTTCAAGGCCGTTCCCACAGTGGCCTTCATCGCGATTGTCTTCTCCCTCAGCAGTTTTCTCCTCTATCACACATAA
- a CDS encoding MFS transporter: MRISYSLKNLTVLIWIVNLCAICASTLSYIYLSYYTYKETGNLLYSQIVLFSPMVLPVLFVGQIYRLADRISPRTLLLLSNALALLAAVLVYSLLPSVALIAIVGGIAIGTLDALQRVGRIVAIKCYFNSANVESTVPLTLTAQFIAGGIAGATMALVKGEMMPWHALAITAVLFAIAAFAAFLLPRAERPATATIPQSAALIATFMTLMRTSPQLRRSFWSFIIFVSVYQGFFNVSRIILPAHVLGLSEGYVGLLQAVNSVAALVGAILYYKLNKRGHKLAPLSMAAASALFMMAAAYGGGLASSYGAYFFYIFFFELAFFKLQSDVVLATPANAMPLVASVQYAGVYAGMIVTIFFGSLLVEHIGLLWTSVIFAACYWAATLLFSFSFKPAEQVI, from the coding sequence ATGCGTATTTCGTACTCGTTAAAAAATCTTACGGTTCTTATATGGATCGTCAATCTCTGCGCCATCTGTGCGTCTACGCTTAGTTATATCTACCTTTCTTATTACACTTACAAGGAAACCGGCAATCTGCTTTATTCGCAGATCGTGCTGTTTTCGCCCATGGTATTACCCGTCTTGTTTGTCGGGCAGATTTACCGGCTGGCCGACCGGATTTCTCCGCGCACGTTATTGCTGTTATCCAATGCCTTGGCATTGCTGGCGGCGGTGCTGGTTTATTCGTTACTGCCGAGCGTGGCATTGATTGCGATCGTGGGCGGTATCGCCATTGGCACCCTGGACGCATTGCAGCGGGTGGGTCGAATCGTTGCCATCAAATGTTATTTCAATTCAGCCAATGTCGAATCCACCGTTCCACTGACCCTGACGGCGCAGTTCATTGCCGGTGGCATTGCTGGCGCTACCATGGCATTGGTCAAGGGCGAGATGATGCCTTGGCACGCGTTGGCAATCACTGCCGTGTTGTTCGCCATCGCCGCCTTCGCCGCCTTTCTGTTGCCCCGAGCGGAACGCCCGGCTACCGCCACCATCCCTCAGTCTGCGGCTTTGATCGCGACATTCATGACGCTGATGAGAACCAGCCCGCAACTGCGCCGCAGTTTCTGGAGCTTCATTATTTTCGTCAGTGTTTATCAGGGCTTCTTCAACGTATCGCGGATTATCCTGCCGGCCCATGTCCTGGGTTTGTCGGAGGGCTACGTGGGCCTGCTGCAAGCGGTCAACAGCGTGGCCGCCCTGGTCGGCGCGATCCTTTACTATAAATTGAACAAGCGTGGTCACAAACTGGCGCCGCTTTCCATGGCCGCCGCCAGCGCACTGTTCATGATGGCGGCCGCCTACGGTGGAGGCCTGGCCTCCAGTTATGGCGCTTACTTCTTCTATATCTTTTTCTTTGAACTGGCATTTTTCAAGTTGCAATCCGATGTCGTGCTGGCGACACCGGCCAATGCCATGCCGCTGGTTGCGTCCGTGCAATATGCAGGTGTTTATGCCGGAATGATTGTAACGATATTCTTCGGTTCGTTATTGGTCGAGCACATCGGGTTGCTCTGGACCAGCGTTATTTTTGCCGCGTGTTATTGGGCGGCTACTCTGTTGTTCTCGTTCAGCTTTAAACCTGCTGAACAAGTTATTTAA
- a CDS encoding PLP-dependent aminotransferase family protein — MNTPPLYRQLANHYLDAIRSGTLKAGERFPSIRLMMEKHAVSLSTAVQVCRQLENYGVLEARPRSGNFIRRPDTAPAATPIAPPLDSGVYVGIHELVSSVIKASQRANIKVNFASAYCAPELYPLKILQDHMLKALRHDPHLLGAPGSACGNSALRNILARRALTAKTNLTAERIVITNGATEAINLALRAVTQPGDTVAVESPTFYGLLQILESLGLRVLEVPTTAHAGINLFALEQLLRGSVRIQALIVIPNLQNPLGSIMPDANKARLVQLCADHETVLIEDDTYGDLVDSDQPLSTLKHWDVRDNVIYCASLNKTLAPGIRLGWISAGKWHERVEMLKHTQSRGCEALSQLAVSALMKTPSYERYLRRLRKTLTQQRQQMSAAIIRYFPQGTRVTSPQGGTLLWIELPGQHSSMVFFHEALKAGIQISPGDIFSNDKRFNHFVRIGCGAPYSAKIDEALATLGRLLKNQS; from the coding sequence ATGAACACCCCGCCCCTTTACCGGCAGTTAGCCAATCATTACCTCGACGCCATCCGTAGCGGCACGCTGAAAGCCGGCGAACGCTTTCCGTCCATTCGGCTGATGATGGAAAAACACGCCGTGAGCCTGTCCACGGCGGTGCAGGTGTGCCGGCAACTTGAAAACTATGGTGTGCTGGAAGCCCGTCCGCGTTCCGGCAACTTCATTCGCCGCCCCGACACTGCGCCCGCCGCGACACCGATTGCGCCGCCACTGGACAGCGGCGTCTATGTCGGCATTCATGAACTGGTTTCGTCCGTCATCAAGGCCAGCCAGCGCGCCAACATCAAGGTGAACTTCGCCAGCGCCTACTGCGCGCCAGAGCTGTATCCCTTGAAAATCCTGCAAGACCATATGCTCAAGGCATTGCGTCACGACCCGCATCTGCTCGGCGCGCCCGGCTCCGCCTGCGGCAACTCTGCCTTGCGCAACATACTCGCTCGCCGTGCCCTGACAGCCAAAACCAACCTGACCGCAGAACGCATTGTCATCACCAATGGTGCGACAGAAGCCATCAACCTTGCGCTTCGGGCTGTCACCCAGCCCGGCGACACCGTGGCCGTGGAGTCGCCGACCTTCTACGGCCTGCTGCAAATTCTTGAAAGCCTGGGCCTGCGGGTGCTGGAGGTTCCGACCACTGCCCACGCCGGCATCAACTTGTTCGCCCTCGAACAATTGCTGCGAGGCTCCGTACGCATCCAGGCGTTGATCGTCATTCCCAACCTGCAAAACCCGCTGGGCAGCATCATGCCCGACGCCAACAAGGCGCGACTGGTGCAGCTGTGTGCCGACCACGAAACCGTGCTGATCGAGGACGATACTTATGGCGACCTGGTGGACAGCGACCAGCCGCTGTCCACCCTCAAGCACTGGGACGTGCGTGACAACGTGATTTATTGCGCCTCGCTGAACAAGACCCTGGCCCCCGGCATTCGCCTGGGCTGGATCAGTGCGGGTAAATGGCATGAGCGGGTGGAGATGCTTAAACACACTCAGTCCAGAGGCTGCGAGGCGTTATCGCAACTGGCGGTCAGTGCGCTCATGAAGACGCCTTCCTACGAGCGCTACCTGCGACGCCTGAGAAAAACCCTGACACAACAACGCCAGCAAATGAGCGCGGCGATCATCCGGTACTTCCCTCAGGGCACACGGGTAACCAGCCCTCAGGGCGGCACGTTGCTGTGGATAGAATTGCCTGGGCAACATTCATCGATGGTGTTTTTTCATGAGGCGTTGAAGGCCGGGATACAGATTTCGCCTGGGGATATCTTTTCCAATGACAAGCGCTTCAATCATTTTGTGCGGATTGGCTGCGGGGCGCCGTATTCGGCGAAGATTGATGAGGCGCTGGCGACGTTGGGGCGCTTGCTCAAGAACCAGAGCTAA
- a CDS encoding N-acyl homoserine lactonase family protein — translation MSVPVYEVFAIRVGANAQRTARENFMYDACCGDPDASMPLDYYFWVIRNGQQVIVVDTCFQPATADRRNRQMYRLPEESLRQLGIDPTAVDNLILTHLHWDHAGNLALFPNATVHLQEAELRFCTGPKMAHRTVNKTYEVEDVMSALPPLFEGRLRLHNGSVEVLPGVTLHPVGGHTPGSQVVRVATARGWIVLASDAAHLWANIRERSPFPILDDLAQTLEAFSLIDSLADGEDHVIPGHDPLIAERFPHWNDDPHIICLHRPPS, via the coding sequence ATGTCCGTTCCTGTGTACGAAGTGTTTGCCATCCGTGTCGGTGCCAATGCCCAGCGCACCGCCAGGGAGAATTTTATGTACGACGCCTGCTGCGGTGATCCCGACGCATCGATGCCGCTGGACTACTACTTCTGGGTCATCCGTAACGGGCAACAGGTGATTGTCGTCGATACCTGCTTCCAGCCGGCCACCGCAGATCGGCGCAACCGTCAGATGTATCGCTTGCCCGAGGAGTCCCTACGCCAACTGGGCATTGATCCGACAGCCGTCGATAACCTGATCCTCACCCATTTGCATTGGGATCATGCCGGCAACCTGGCGCTATTCCCGAATGCGACGGTGCACCTGCAGGAAGCGGAGCTGCGCTTCTGCACCGGGCCGAAAATGGCCCATCGCACGGTGAACAAGACCTACGAGGTCGAGGACGTGATGTCGGCGCTACCGCCGCTGTTCGAGGGGCGATTGCGCCTGCACAACGGCAGCGTCGAAGTGCTTCCCGGCGTAACCCTGCACCCGGTGGGCGGGCACACGCCGGGCAGTCAGGTGGTGCGGGTAGCGACTGCCCGAGGCTGGATTGTGCTGGCCTCGGACGCGGCGCACTTGTGGGCCAACATCCGCGAACGCAGCCCGTTTCCGATCCTCGATGACCTGGCGCAGACGCTGGAAGCATTCAGCCTGATCGACAGCCTGGCGGACGGTGAAGACCATGTCATTCCAGGTCACGACCCATTGATTGCCGAGCGCTTTCCTCACTGGAATGATGATCCGCATATCATTTGTCTGCACCGGCCCCCGAGCTGA